A stretch of Paracoccus sp. N5 DNA encodes these proteins:
- a CDS encoding glycosyltransferase, producing the protein MHPTDSPAAVVAAVVVTFNRRAALQKTLARLLAEPLDHVLVIENGSTDGTRAWLATLDDPRLAVIEMDRNGGGALGFETGMREAQARFDPDWLVLMDDDARPQPGAIATFRTGLARGRWPGAEALAAAVRFPDGGICEMNRPWVNPFASLAVFLRVLAGGGRAAFHIPDSAYAPGTDRALDGTSFVGFFISRAGVARAGYPDGRLFIYGDDVLYTLGLTQAGGRLLFAPDLGFEHECATQIAGAIPRPFWKIYYNTRNRWLIYRRAAGPVLFPLLMALMLPKWLATGSALPQGERRICRKLIRLAIRDAWRGDFSRSHAEVMRIAEGG; encoded by the coding sequence TTGCACCCCACCGATTCCCCTGCCGCGGTGGTCGCGGCCGTCGTCGTCACCTTCAACCGGCGGGCGGCGTTGCAGAAGACGCTGGCGCGGCTTCTGGCCGAGCCGCTGGACCATGTGCTGGTGATCGAGAACGGCTCGACCGACGGCACGCGCGCCTGGCTCGCGACGCTGGACGATCCGCGGCTGGCGGTGATCGAGATGGACCGCAACGGCGGCGGCGCCCTGGGGTTCGAGACCGGCATGCGCGAAGCGCAGGCACGTTTCGACCCCGACTGGCTGGTGCTGATGGACGACGACGCCCGCCCGCAGCCCGGCGCCATTGCCACCTTCCGCACGGGACTCGCCCGCGGGCGCTGGCCCGGGGCCGAGGCGCTGGCGGCGGCGGTGCGTTTCCCGGACGGCGGCATCTGCGAGATGAACCGGCCCTGGGTCAATCCCTTCGCCAGCCTGGCGGTGTTCCTGCGCGTGCTGGCCGGCGGCGGCCGCGCCGCCTTTCATATTCCCGACAGCGCCTATGCGCCCGGCACCGACCGGGCGCTGGACGGCACCTCCTTCGTCGGCTTCTTCATCTCGCGCGCGGGCGTCGCGCGGGCCGGCTATCCCGACGGTCGGCTGTTCATCTATGGCGACGACGTGCTTTACACGCTGGGCCTGACCCAGGCCGGCGGGCGGTTGCTCTTTGCCCCCGACCTGGGGTTCGAGCATGAATGCGCCACGCAGATCGCCGGCGCCATCCCGCGACCGTTCTGGAAGATCTATTACAACACCCGCAACCGCTGGCTGATCTATCGCCGCGCCGCGGGGCCGGTGCTGTTCCCGTTGCTGATGGCGCTGATGCTGCCGAAATGGCTCGCGACCGGCAGCGCGCTGCCGCAGGGCGAACGGCGGATCTGCCGCAAGCTGATCCGGCTGGCAATCCGCGACGCCTGGCGCGGCGATTTCAGCCGCAGTCATGCCGAGGTCATGCGGATCGCCGAAGGCGGCTGA
- a CDS encoding 1-phosphofructokinase family hexose kinase, with translation MSQAPILTITLNPALDLTTSAPRVVPDGKLRCTAPRFDPGGGGINVSRAIRAMGGESTALVALGGATGERLAALLTEAGVPLVTLPAPGETRQSLTVDDQSLGQQYRFVMPGPEWCPEDVEAALQAAVAAAARDALVVLSGSNPPGVPAGFAAQLAERLQGSGARLVVDTSGEALAMAAAVVDRRVEVLRMDDAEAEGLAGHALPYRLDTARFAAGLVASGAAHAVIVARGRDGNIIATRDGLWHAEAARVPIVSKVGAGDSFLAGFVLGYARGWPVPDALGLAAAAASATVQTPATELCRGEDVERLFAARVVTEMRL, from the coding sequence ATGAGCCAGGCGCCGATCCTGACCATCACCCTGAACCCGGCGCTGGACCTGACCACCTCGGCTCCGCGCGTGGTGCCGGACGGCAAGCTGCGCTGCACCGCGCCGCGCTTCGATCCGGGCGGCGGCGGCATCAACGTCAGCCGGGCGATCCGCGCCATGGGCGGCGAGAGCACGGCGCTGGTGGCGCTTGGCGGCGCGACCGGCGAGCGGCTGGCGGCGCTGCTGACCGAGGCGGGCGTGCCCCTGGTGACGCTGCCCGCCCCGGGCGAGACCCGGCAATCCCTGACCGTGGACGACCAGAGCCTGGGCCAGCAATACCGCTTCGTCATGCCCGGGCCGGAATGGTGCCCCGAGGATGTCGAGGCCGCCTTGCAGGCCGCCGTCGCGGCCGCCGCCCGCGATGCGCTGGTGGTGCTTTCGGGCTCTAACCCGCCAGGGGTGCCGGCGGGCTTTGCCGCGCAACTGGCCGAGCGGCTGCAGGGCTCGGGCGCGCGGCTGGTGGTCGATACCTCGGGCGAGGCGCTGGCCATGGCCGCCGCCGTGGTCGACCGCCGGGTCGAGGTCCTGCGCATGGACGATGCCGAGGCCGAGGGGCTGGCCGGCCATGCCCTGCCCTATCGCCTGGACACGGCGCGCTTCGCGGCCGGGCTGGTCGCCTCGGGCGCGGCGCATGCGGTGATCGTGGCGCGCGGCCGCGACGGCAATATCATCGCCACTCGCGACGGCCTCTGGCATGCCGAGGCGGCGCGCGTGCCCATCGTCAGCAAGGTCGGCGCCGGCGACAGCTTCCTCGCCGGCTTCGTGCTGGGCTATGCCCGCGGCTGGCCGGTGCCCGATGCCCTGGGCCTGGCCGCCGCCGCCGCATCGGCGACGGTGCAGACGCCGGCCACCGAGCTTTGCCGGGGCGAGGATGTCGAGCGGTTGTTCGCGGCCCGCGTCGTGACCGAGATGCGGCTGTAA
- a CDS encoding metallopeptidase family protein yields MLDWKNAEAPDAGAIEELAREAIAALPPEFAGPAREVVLRVEEFAGEEFLDELQIDDPLELTGLYDGVPMTEKSASEPQHFPDTVWLFRRAILDEWASRADVTLGQLVAHVVVHEFAHHFGWSDDDIAAIDRWWE; encoded by the coding sequence ATGCTTGACTGGAAGAACGCCGAAGCCCCCGACGCCGGTGCGATCGAGGAACTGGCACGCGAGGCCATCGCCGCCCTGCCCCCGGAATTCGCCGGCCCCGCGCGCGAGGTGGTGCTGCGGGTCGAGGAATTCGCCGGCGAGGAATTCCTGGACGAGCTGCAGATCGACGACCCGCTGGAGCTGACCGGGCTTTACGACGGCGTGCCGATGACCGAGAAATCCGCCAGCGAGCCGCAGCATTTCCCCGACACCGTCTGGCTGTTCCGCCGCGCCATCCTGGACGAATGGGCCAGCCGCGCCGACGTGACCTTGGGCCAGCTGGTCGCCCATGTCGTGGTCCACGAATTCGCCCATCACTTCGGCTGGTCCGACGACGACATCGCCGCCATCGACCGCTGGTGGGAATGA
- the gltX gene encoding glutamate--tRNA ligase, whose amino-acid sequence MTTTRFAPSPTGHIHVGNLRTALMNYLIARKAGGTFILRLDDTDRERSKQEYADGIQRDLEWLGLTWDRIERQSDRLDRYAEAAKGLRGEGRLYEVFETPTELDLKRKKQLNMGKPPVYDRAGLNLSDADKDRLRAEGRDGYWRFLLDQERIEWPDGILGEISIDAASVSDPVLIRADGQVLYTFASSVDDADMGVTHIVRGADHVTNTATQIQIIRALGATPPAFAHHSLLTGAQGEELSKRLGVLAIKDLRESGVAPEALLSLMARLGSSQPVELKMSLDELAAGFELSQFGASPTKFDAEDLWPLTREANQARPFSEVKDRIAALGVPAELAERFWRVASQNITRLDDLAGWWEIFSKGAEPQIDAEDADFIAQAMTLLPPPPYTDASWGEFTAAVKEATGRKGKGLFMPLRKALTGQAHGPDMSDVMPLLQVVRARG is encoded by the coding sequence ATGACCACCACCCGTTTCGCCCCTTCGCCCACCGGCCACATCCATGTCGGCAACCTACGCACGGCGCTGATGAACTACCTGATCGCGCGCAAGGCGGGCGGCACATTCATCCTGCGCCTGGACGACACCGACCGCGAGCGGTCGAAGCAGGAATATGCCGACGGCATCCAGCGCGACCTGGAATGGCTGGGTCTGACCTGGGACCGGATCGAGCGGCAGTCGGACCGGCTGGACCGCTATGCCGAGGCGGCAAAGGGGCTGCGCGGCGAGGGTCGGCTCTATGAGGTGTTCGAGACCCCGACCGAGCTGGACCTGAAGCGCAAGAAGCAGCTCAACATGGGCAAGCCGCCGGTCTATGACCGCGCCGGGCTGAACCTTTCGGACGCCGACAAGGACCGCCTGCGGGCCGAGGGCCGCGACGGCTATTGGCGCTTCCTGCTGGACCAGGAGCGGATCGAATGGCCGGACGGGATCCTGGGCGAGATTTCCATCGACGCTGCCTCGGTCTCGGACCCGGTGCTGATCCGCGCCGACGGGCAGGTGCTCTATACCTTCGCAAGCTCGGTCGATGACGCCGACATGGGCGTGACCCATATCGTGCGCGGCGCCGACCATGTGACCAATACCGCGACGCAGATCCAGATCATCCGCGCGCTGGGGGCCACGCCGCCGGCCTTCGCCCATCACAGCCTGCTGACCGGCGCGCAGGGCGAGGAACTGTCCAAGCGCCTGGGCGTGCTGGCGATCAAGGATCTGCGCGAGTCGGGGGTGGCGCCCGAGGCGCTGTTGTCGCTGATGGCGCGGCTGGGCTCCTCGCAGCCGGTCGAGCTGAAGATGTCGCTGGACGAACTGGCTGCCGGCTTCGAGCTGTCGCAGTTCGGCGCTTCGCCCACCAAGTTCGATGCCGAGGATCTGTGGCCGCTGACGCGCGAGGCGAACCAGGCGCGGCCGTTCTCCGAGGTCAAGGACCGCATCGCCGCGCTGGGCGTGCCGGCCGAACTGGCCGAGCGGTTCTGGCGCGTCGCCTCGCAGAACATCACCAGGCTGGACGACCTGGCCGGCTGGTGGGAGATCTTCTCGAAGGGTGCCGAGCCGCAGATCGACGCCGAGGACGCCGACTTCATCGCCCAGGCCATGACGCTGCTGCCGCCGCCGCCCTATACCGATGCGAGCTGGGGCGAATTCACCGCTGCCGTGAAAGAGGCCACCGGGCGCAAGGGCAAGGGCCTGTTCATGCCGCTGAGGAAGGCGCTGACCGGCCAGGCGCATGGCCCGGATATGTCGGATGTGATGCCGCTGTTGCAGGTGGTGCGGGCGCGCGGCTGA
- a CDS encoding porin family protein produces MKLAIFSALAALAGTAAFAGGYQAPVVETTPAVVVETAAEIDWTGFYAGLQYGQGNADASYAGYSADIGDFDAWGLHAGYLRDMGKYVLGGELDYNRLTGDGDGHADLWRLRGRVGADLGKFQPYLTLGVARYSEEDLSETGFTYGIGAEYLFTPRFSMGVEYSRNSFRDVADVDGLDLDADAVQLRASFRF; encoded by the coding sequence TTGAAACTCGCGATCTTTTCCGCCCTGGCCGCTCTGGCGGGCACCGCTGCCTTCGCCGGCGGCTACCAGGCCCCCGTGGTCGAGACCACCCCGGCCGTCGTCGTCGAGACCGCCGCCGAGATCGACTGGACCGGCTTCTATGCCGGTCTGCAATACGGCCAGGGCAATGCCGACGCCTCTTATGCCGGCTATTCGGCCGACATCGGCGATTTCGACGCCTGGGGCCTGCACGCGGGCTATCTGCGCGACATGGGCAAATATGTCCTGGGCGGCGAGCTGGACTATAACCGGCTGACCGGTGACGGCGACGGCCATGCCGACCTGTGGCGTCTGCGCGGCCGCGTCGGGGCCGACCTGGGCAAGTTCCAGCCCTATCTGACCCTCGGCGTGGCGCGCTATTCCGAGGAAGACCTGTCCGAGACCGGCTTCACCTATGGCATCGGCGCAGAATACCTGTTCACGCCGCGCTTCTCGATGGGCGTGGAATACAGCCGCAACAGCTTCCGCGATGTGGCGGATGTGGACGGCTTGGATCTGGATGCCGATGCGGTGCAACTGCGCGCCTCGTTCCGCTTCTGA
- the tig gene encoding trigger factor, whose amino-acid sequence MQVKETQNEGLKRGYEFTLPAADLAAQVDAKLKEAQPEVEMKGFRKGKVPMAMLKKQFGQRIMGDAMQEAIDGALRAHLEKSGDRPAVQPKIEMVGGETWKEGDDVVVTVAYEALPAIPEADLSGIELERLVVSASDEQVNEALENLAKNAQSFEDRKKGSKAKDGDQVVIDFKGMVDGEAFEGGAAEDYPLVLGSGSFIPGFEEQLVGAKAGDEVKVEVKFPEEYGAPNLAGKDAVFETTVKAVKAPKAAELDDELAKKFGAESLDALKAQIRERLEAEYKGASRQVLKRALLDKLDALVKFDLPESLVEAEAHQIAHQLYHEEHPDDHGHNHGEIEPTDEHKALAERRVRLGLLLAEIGQKAEITVTDQEMTQAVLRQARQYPGQERAFFEFIQQNPQAQQQLRAPIFEDKVVDHIVEGAKVSDKDVSKEELEKAIEALDQV is encoded by the coding sequence ATGCAGGTCAAGGAAACCCAGAACGAAGGGCTGAAGCGCGGCTATGAGTTCACCCTGCCGGCGGCCGATCTGGCGGCGCAGGTGGACGCGAAGCTGAAAGAGGCCCAGCCCGAAGTCGAGATGAAGGGCTTCCGCAAGGGCAAGGTGCCGATGGCGATGCTGAAGAAGCAGTTCGGCCAGCGCATCATGGGCGACGCCATGCAGGAGGCCATCGACGGCGCCCTGCGCGCGCATCTGGAAAAATCCGGCGACCGCCCGGCCGTGCAGCCCAAGATCGAGATGGTGGGCGGCGAGACCTGGAAGGAAGGCGACGACGTGGTCGTGACGGTGGCCTATGAGGCCCTGCCGGCGATCCCGGAAGCCGACCTGTCCGGCATCGAGCTGGAGCGCCTGGTGGTGTCGGCCAGCGACGAGCAGGTGAACGAGGCGCTGGAGAACCTGGCCAAGAACGCCCAGTCCTTCGAGGACCGCAAGAAGGGCTCGAAGGCCAAGGACGGCGATCAGGTCGTGATCGACTTCAAGGGCATGGTCGACGGCGAGGCCTTCGAGGGCGGCGCGGCCGAGGATTACCCGCTGGTGCTGGGCTCCGGCAGCTTCATCCCCGGCTTCGAGGAGCAGCTGGTCGGCGCCAAGGCCGGCGACGAGGTCAAGGTCGAGGTCAAGTTCCCCGAGGAATACGGCGCTCCGAACCTGGCCGGCAAGGACGCGGTCTTCGAGACCACGGTGAAGGCCGTGAAGGCCCCGAAAGCCGCCGAGCTGGACGACGAGCTGGCGAAGAAATTCGGCGCCGAGAGCCTCGACGCGCTGAAGGCCCAGATCCGCGAGCGGCTGGAGGCCGAATACAAGGGCGCCTCGCGCCAGGTGCTGAAGCGCGCGCTGCTGGACAAGCTGGACGCGCTGGTCAAGTTCGACCTGCCCGAATCGCTGGTCGAGGCCGAGGCGCATCAGATCGCGCATCAGCTTTACCACGAGGAGCACCCGGACGATCACGGCCATAACCATGGCGAGATCGAGCCGACGGACGAGCACAAGGCGCTGGCCGAGCGCCGCGTGCGCCTGGGCCTTCTGCTGGCCGAGATCGGCCAGAAGGCCGAGATCACCGTCACGGACCAGGAGATGACCCAGGCGGTGCTGCGCCAGGCCCGGCAATATCCGGGGCAGGAGCGCGCCTTCTTCGAGTTCATCCAGCAGAACCCGCAGGCCCAGCAGCAGCTGCGCGCGCCGATCTTCGAGGACAAGGTCGTCGACCACATCGTCGAGGGCGCCAAGGTCTCGGACAAGGACGTCAGCAAGGAAGAACTGGAAAAGGCCATCGAGGCGCTGGATCAGGTCTGA
- the rplI gene encoding 50S ribosomal protein L9, with product MQVILLERVAKLGQMGEVVKVKEGFARNYLLPQGKALRASEANIAAFEERKADLAAKNDETRADALKLAEKLDGQSFVIIRSASDAGALYGSVTPRDAADAANAEGFAVERRQVVLTAPIKELGLHEVRVHLHPEVDVTIKLNVARSAEEAELQATGKSIQELAAEADAAADFEIAELFDEIGSAGRDEDDAAN from the coding sequence ATGCAAGTCATCCTGCTGGAACGTGTGGCCAAGCTGGGCCAGATGGGCGAAGTCGTGAAGGTCAAAGAGGGCTTCGCGCGCAACTACCTGCTGCCGCAGGGCAAGGCGCTGCGCGCCTCGGAAGCCAATATCGCGGCCTTCGAGGAGCGCAAGGCCGACCTGGCCGCCAAGAACGACGAGACCCGCGCCGATGCGCTGAAACTGGCCGAGAAACTCGACGGCCAGAGCTTCGTCATCATCCGCTCGGCTTCGGACGCCGGCGCGCTCTACGGCTCGGTCACCCCGCGTGACGCCGCCGATGCCGCCAATGCCGAAGGCTTCGCGGTCGAGCGCCGTCAGGTCGTGCTGACCGCCCCGATCAAGGAGCTGGGCCTGCACGAGGTCCGCGTGCACCTGCACCCGGAAGTCGACGTGACCATCAAGCTGAACGTCGCCCGTTCGGCCGAGGAAGCCGAGCTGCAAGCCACCGGCAAGTCGATCCAGGAACTGGCCGCGGAAGCCGATGCCGCCGCCGATTTCGAGATCGCCGAACTCTTCGACGAGATCGGCTCGGCCGGCCGCGACGAGGACGATGCCGCGAACTGA
- the rpsR gene encoding 30S ribosomal protein S18 — MANKPFFRRRKVCPFSGDNAPAIDYKDTRLLQRYISERGKIVPSRITAVSAKKQRELARAIKRARFLALLPYAVK, encoded by the coding sequence ATGGCCAACAAACCCTTCTTCCGCCGCCGGAAGGTCTGCCCCTTCTCGGGCGACAACGCTCCCGCGATCGACTACAAGGACACCCGCCTGCTGCAGCGCTACATCAGCGAACGCGGCAAGATCGTGCCCTCGCGCATCACCGCCGTCTCGGCCAAGAAGCAGCGTGAACTGGCCCGCGCCATCAAGCGCGCCCGCTTCCTCGCCCTGCTTCCCTATGCCGTGAAGTAA
- the rpsF gene encoding 30S ribosomal protein S6: MPLYEHVLIARQDLSNAQAEGLIEHFSTVLADNGGKVVENEYWGVRTLAYKINKNRKGHYAFLRSDAPSAAVQEMERLARLHDDVMRVLTVRVDEHKEGPSIQMQKRDERERGDRGDRGDRGERRDRDGDRGDRGERRERRDRDDRN, translated from the coding sequence ATGCCGCTTTACGAGCATGTGCTGATCGCCCGCCAGGACCTGTCGAACGCGCAGGCCGAAGGGCTGATCGAACATTTTTCGACCGTGCTGGCCGACAACGGCGGCAAGGTGGTCGAGAACGAATACTGGGGCGTGCGCACCCTGGCCTACAAGATCAACAAGAACCGCAAGGGCCACTATGCCTTCCTGCGTTCGGACGCGCCCTCGGCCGCCGTGCAGGAGATGGAGCGTCTGGCCCGCCTGCATGACGACGTCATGCGCGTGCTGACCGTCCGCGTGGACGAGCACAAGGAAGGCCCCTCGATCCAGATGCAGAAGCGCGACGAGCGCGAGCGCGGGGATCGTGGCGACCGCGGGGACCGTGGCGAGCGCCGCGACCGCGACGGCGACCGGGGTGATCGCGGCGAGCGCCGCGAGCGTCGCGACCGCGACGACCGGAACTGA
- a CDS encoding YceI family protein: MKSVFVPAAALALFSAGAAMAAPVQYDFDPAHSQVVFEYSHLGFSNSTGLVNGVTGKLMLDAENPANSSVEATIPLSGLHMIAPELDQHIFGKDFLNTDKSGAVATFKSTKVEPDGDKEAKVTGDFTLNGVTKQIVLDVDLNKLGAHPMSGKESAGFDAETEIKRSEFNLGQFAPAVEDEVEINITVEAVKAD; encoded by the coding sequence ATGAAATCCGTTTTCGTCCCTGCCGCCGCCCTGGCCCTATTCAGCGCGGGCGCCGCGATGGCCGCGCCGGTGCAATACGACTTTGACCCCGCGCACAGCCAGGTGGTCTTCGAATACAGCCACCTGGGCTTTTCCAACAGCACCGGCCTCGTCAACGGCGTGACCGGCAAGCTGATGCTGGATGCCGAGAACCCGGCCAATTCCAGCGTCGAGGCGACCATCCCGCTGTCGGGCCTGCACATGATCGCGCCGGAACTGGATCAGCATATCTTCGGCAAGGACTTCCTTAACACCGACAAGAGCGGCGCGGTCGCGACCTTCAAGTCGACCAAGGTCGAGCCGGACGGCGACAAGGAGGCCAAGGTCACCGGCGACTTCACCCTGAACGGCGTGACCAAGCAGATCGTGCTGGACGTGGATCTGAACAAGCTCGGCGCCCATCCGATGAGCGGCAAGGAATCCGCCGGTTTCGACGCCGAGACCGAGATCAAGCGCAGCGAGTTCAACCTGGGCCAGTTCGCCCCGGCCGTCGAGGACGAGGTCGAGATCAACATCACCGTCGAGGCGGTCAAGGCCGATTAA
- a CDS encoding cytochrome-c peroxidase, whose product MKLVPLLTATALTLAALPALAQTAAIDSGALREEAKGVFEAIPAELTAIKQTEEAPEGIPLTTEKIELGKTLFFDPRMSRSGLISCQTCHNVGLGGVDGLPTSVGHGWQKGPRNAPTMLNAIFNAAQFWDGRAPDLAEQAKGPVQASVEMSNTPDEVVRTLNSMPDYVEAFRAAFPDEREPVSFDNFAAAIEQFEATLITPNSAFDRFLNGDDSAMTEQEKRGLQAFMDTGCTACHFGRNIGGQDYYPFGLVAKPGAEVLPVGDTGRFEVTKTVDDEYVFRAAPLRNVALTAPYFHSGVVWDLKEAVQIMSSSQLGTELAPEQVDDIVAFLHAVTGDQPQIAHPVLPVRTDATPLPAPM is encoded by the coding sequence GTGAAACTCGTTCCCCTGCTGACAGCAACGGCGCTGACCCTGGCGGCCCTGCCCGCCCTGGCCCAGACCGCAGCCATCGACAGCGGCGCCCTGCGCGAGGAAGCGAAGGGCGTGTTCGAGGCAATCCCCGCCGAGCTGACCGCGATCAAGCAGACCGAGGAGGCCCCCGAGGGCATCCCGCTGACCACGGAAAAGATCGAGCTTGGCAAGACCCTGTTCTTTGACCCGCGCATGTCGCGCTCGGGTCTGATCTCGTGCCAGACCTGCCACAACGTCGGCCTGGGCGGCGTGGACGGGCTGCCGACCTCGGTCGGGCACGGCTGGCAGAAGGGGCCGCGGAACGCGCCCACCATGCTGAACGCCATCTTCAACGCCGCGCAGTTCTGGGACGGCCGCGCCCCCGACCTGGCCGAGCAGGCCAAGGGTCCGGTGCAGGCCAGCGTCGAGATGAGCAATACCCCCGACGAGGTGGTGCGCACGCTGAACTCGATGCCCGATTACGTCGAGGCGTTCCGCGCCGCCTTCCCCGATGAGCGCGAGCCGGTCAGCTTCGACAATTTCGCCGCCGCCATCGAACAGTTCGAGGCGACGCTGATCACCCCGAACAGCGCCTTCGACCGCTTCCTGAACGGCGACGATTCGGCCATGACCGAGCAGGAAAAGCGCGGGCTGCAGGCCTTCATGGATACCGGCTGCACCGCCTGCCACTTTGGCCGCAACATCGGCGGACAGGACTATTATCCGTTCGGCCTGGTCGCCAAGCCCGGCGCTGAGGTGCTGCCGGTGGGCGATACCGGCCGGTTCGAGGTCACCAAGACCGTCGACGACGAATATGTCTTCCGCGCCGCGCCGCTGCGCAACGTCGCGCTGACCGCGCCCTATTTCCATTCGGGCGTGGTCTGGGACCTGAAGGAGGCGGTGCAGATCATGTCCTCGTCGCAGCTGGGCACGGAACTCGCGCCCGAGCAGGTGGACGACATCGTGGCCTTCCTGCATGCGGTCACGGGCGACCAGCCGCAGATCGCCCATCCGGTGCTGCCGGTGCGGACCGACGCGACGCCGCTGCCGGCGCCGATGTAG
- the prfA gene encoding peptide chain release factor 1, translating to MLPQDRLSQIVARFEYLEARLNAGPAPEEIAGISREYAELKPVVAQIAEWRAAQDGITEAQAMLADPEMRELATDELGRLRDLLPGLEHALRIALLPRDAADARPAILEIRPGTGGEEAALFAGDLLAMYRRFAESQGWQFQLLELAESDLGGVREAVARIEGEGVFARLKYESGVHRVQRVPETESGGRIHTSAATVAVLPEAEEVDIDIPAGDIRIDTMRASGAGGQHVNTTDSAVRITHLPTGIVVTSSEKSQHQNRANAMAVLRARLYDMERSRADAERAADRKSQVGSGDRSERIRTYNFPQGRMTDHRIGLTLYALDRIMQGDLSETVDALAAHDQAARLAAQGDT from the coding sequence ATGCTGCCGCAGGACCGCCTTTCCCAGATCGTCGCGCGTTTCGAATATCTCGAGGCGCGGTTGAATGCCGGCCCGGCGCCGGAGGAAATCGCCGGCATCAGCCGCGAATATGCCGAGCTGAAGCCGGTGGTGGCGCAGATCGCCGAATGGCGCGCCGCGCAGGACGGCATCACCGAGGCCCAGGCCATGCTGGCCGATCCCGAGATGCGCGAGCTGGCCACCGATGAGCTGGGCCGGTTGCGCGACCTGCTGCCCGGGCTGGAACATGCGCTGCGCATCGCGCTTCTGCCCCGCGACGCCGCCGACGCCCGGCCGGCGATCCTGGAGATCCGCCCCGGCACCGGCGGCGAAGAGGCGGCGCTTTTCGCGGGCGACCTCTTGGCCATGTATCGCCGCTTTGCCGAATCGCAGGGCTGGCAGTTCCAGCTGCTGGAACTGGCCGAATCCGACCTGGGCGGCGTGCGCGAGGCCGTGGCCCGGATCGAGGGCGAGGGCGTCTTTGCCCGGCTGAAATACGAATCCGGCGTGCACCGCGTCCAGCGGGTGCCGGAAACCGAATCGGGCGGCCGCATCCATACCTCGGCCGCGACCGTCGCCGTGCTGCCCGAGGCCGAGGAGGTCGACATCGACATCCCCGCCGGCGACATCCGCATCGACACCATGCGCGCCAGCGGCGCCGGCGGCCAGCACGTCAACACCACCGATTCGGCGGTGCGCATCACCCACCTGCCGACCGGCATCGTGGTGACCAGTTCCGAAAAATCCCAGCACCAGAACCGCGCCAACGCCATGGCCGTGCTGCGCGCCCGGCTCTATGACATGGAACGCTCGCGCGCCGATGCCGAGCGCGCGGCGGACCGCAAGTCGCAGGTCGGCTCGGGCGACCGCTCGGAACGCATCCGCACCTACAACTTCCCGCAGGGCCGGATGACCGATCACCGCATCGGCCTGACGCTTTACGCGCTGGACCGCATCATGCAGGGCGACCTGTCCGAGACGGTGGATGCGCTGGCCGCGCATGACCAGGCCGCCCGGCTGGCGGCGCAGGGCGACACGTGA
- the prmC gene encoding peptide chain release factor N(5)-glutamine methyltransferase: protein MIGAEALRQAAERLSQAGVADAAGDSRLLLAHALDLPRHHLAAALAAPLPPQALRRFDAAVAARAARQPVSQILGRRAFWKHDFHVTADTLDPRPETETLVEAALAQPFASVLDLGTGTGAILISLLAERPAARGIGTDISAPALAVAQGNAARLGVRADFIGSDWFSAVSGQFDLIVSNPPYIALAEMAGLAPEVRDWEPRGALTDEGDGLSAYRAIAAGAPAHLNPGGRLMVEIGPTQGAAVAALMAAAGLEQPRILPDLDGRDRVVMARKPG, encoded by the coding sequence GTGATCGGCGCCGAGGCGCTGCGGCAGGCGGCCGAGCGGCTTTCGCAGGCGGGTGTCGCGGATGCGGCGGGCGACTCGCGCCTGCTTCTGGCCCATGCGCTCGACCTGCCGCGCCACCATCTGGCCGCCGCCCTGGCCGCGCCGCTGCCGCCTCAGGCGCTGCGACGTTTCGACGCAGCCGTCGCCGCCCGCGCCGCGCGCCAGCCGGTCAGCCAGATCCTCGGCCGCCGTGCCTTCTGGAAGCATGACTTCCACGTCACCGCCGACACGCTGGACCCGCGCCCGGAAACCGAAACCCTGGTCGAGGCGGCGCTGGCCCAGCCCTTCGCCTCGGTGCTCGACCTGGGGACCGGGACGGGCGCCATCCTGATCTCGCTTCTGGCCGAGCGGCCGGCTGCGCGCGGCATCGGCACCGATATCTCGGCCCCGGCGCTGGCGGTGGCGCAGGGCAATGCCGCGCGGCTTGGCGTGCGCGCCGATTTCATAGGGTCCGACTGGTTTTCGGCGGTCTCGGGCCAGTTCGACCTGATCGTCTCGAACCCGCCCTATATCGCGCTGGCCGAGATGGCCGGCCTTGCCCCCGAGGTCCGCGACTGGGAGCCGCGCGGCGCCCTGACCGACGAGGGCGACGGGCTTTCGGCCTATCGCGCCATTGCCGCGGGGGCGCCCGCGCATCTGAATCCGGGCGGCCGGCTCATGGTCGAGATCGGCCCGACGCAAGGCGCGGCGGTCGCGGCGCTGATGGCGGCGGCCGGGCTGGAACAGCCGCGCATCCTGCCCGATCTTGACGGCCGCGACCGGGTTGTCATGGCCCGCAAGCCCGGCTGA